A stretch of Manis javanica isolate MJ-LG chromosome 1, MJ_LKY, whole genome shotgun sequence DNA encodes these proteins:
- the FNDC9 gene encoding fibronectin type III domain-containing protein 9, whose translation MNIEVGNVSYTGAIISWSSSEPCLEDYYHIMYRPNWNSIFSGYLRYSFHHEEKVPRTISSVVLEHLAPSTLYFLCISCKKIAFPYRHYCTMFHTLDKSPLAAGSSLVDPQISLWVLMAILLACFTAVLAFICLQFWCIRCHEPRWSYRAGHMEEANGLVRWPEEAPALGHRDEDVQGLPLEEMPRKNSGVEAEPGAGAQADAARDAPDVRALQREGGDRPAILPRFGE comes from the coding sequence ATGAACATCGAGGTTGGGAACGTGTCTTATACGGGAGCCATCATTTCCTGGTCGTCCTCGGAGCCCTGCCTGGAGGACTATTACCATATTATGTACAGGCCCAACTGGAACAGCATCTTCTCCGGCTACCTTCGCTACAGCTTCCACCACGAGGAGAAGGTGCCTCGCACCATCAGCTCTGTGGTGCTGGAACACCTCGCCCCTTCCACCCTCTACTTCCTGTGCATCAGCTGCAAGAAGATCGCCTTCCCCTACAGGCACTACTGCACCATGTTCCACACCCTGGATAAGAGTCCGCTGGCTGCAGGAAGCTCCCTGGTGGACCCCCAAATCTCCCTTTGGGTGCTGATGGCCATTCTGCTGGCCTGCTTCACGGCCGTCTTGGCTTTCATCTGCTTGCAGTTTTGGTGCATCCGCTGCCATGAGCCTCGCTGGTCTTACCGAGCCGGCCACATGGAGGAAGCCAATGGGTTGGTGAGATGGCCAGAGGAGGCCCCAGCTCTTGGCCACAGGGACGAAGATGTGCAGGGGCTCCCCCTGGAGGAAATGCCACGCAAGAACTCCGGAGTCGAAGCGGAACCAGGAGCTGGAGCCCAAGCCGATGCCGCCCGGGATGCCCCTGACGTGCGTGCCTTACAGAGGGAGGGTGGTGACCGTCCGGCCATACTGCCTCGTTTTGGGGAGTaa